A region from the Leptospira venezuelensis genome encodes:
- a CDS encoding transglutaminase-like domain-containing protein — translation MQFSDSFFGTVPFPPDKIEDKFYQLEFSSLQDKSRIIKEIASMIPWQVRVQEIADELKDPTLRVFARSVSAEVHSERISYRYSILAEKGHPNHYDDLEEGVFLLSSVIDSDLSYLEFRTYLDKIAIRVEELVDLNEDLASDEVKVHFLTRVLSQEEGFGGNHDQYEDPNNSYLHKVFSSKKGIPISLSVIYLLVAHRLQLPLYGVNMPLHFLLHFESSEFQTYIDSYHGGVMLDRSTCIRFLKANGFQAHERYFTHASSLTILKRMFRNLIHIYRKKEDRDMEKVLSRHLLALDNKWKP, via the coding sequence ATGCAATTTTCCGATTCTTTCTTCGGCACAGTTCCTTTTCCCCCGGACAAGATCGAGGACAAGTTTTATCAGTTGGAGTTTTCTTCTCTTCAAGATAAATCTAGGATCATAAAAGAGATCGCTAGCATGATCCCTTGGCAAGTTAGAGTTCAGGAGATTGCAGACGAACTAAAAGATCCGACTCTTAGAGTTTTTGCACGTTCAGTGAGTGCAGAAGTTCATTCAGAAAGAATCAGCTATCGTTATTCTATCTTAGCAGAAAAGGGCCATCCAAATCATTACGATGATCTGGAAGAAGGTGTATTTCTTCTTTCATCCGTGATTGATTCAGATCTTTCTTATTTGGAGTTCAGAACTTATCTGGACAAGATTGCAATTCGTGTCGAGGAACTCGTGGACTTGAACGAAGACCTCGCGTCAGACGAAGTCAAAGTGCATTTTTTAACTCGAGTTCTTTCTCAGGAAGAGGGTTTTGGCGGAAACCACGACCAATACGAGGACCCGAATAATTCCTACCTGCATAAGGTATTCTCTTCTAAAAAGGGAATACCTATCTCACTTTCCGTTATCTATCTCTTAGTGGCTCATAGATTGCAACTCCCCTTATATGGGGTGAATATGCCTTTGCACTTTCTATTACATTTTGAATCTTCTGAATTCCAGACTTACATCGATTCTTATCATGGCGGCGTAATGTTGGATCGTTCTACCTGCATTCGTTTTCTAAAAGCCAACGGATTTCAAGCCCATGAAAGATACTTCACTCATGCGAGCAGCTTGACAATTCTCAAAAGAATGTTCAGAAATCTAATTCATATCTATCGTAAAAAAGAGGACAGAGATATGGAAAAGGTCCTTTCTCGTCATCTTCTCGCCTTGGACAATAAGTGGAAACCTTGA
- a CDS encoding transketolase: MEDTKEIKIFANNIRKNVIKMVTAAKSGHPGGPLGLADIYAVLYKKVLNHKPSDPDWEDRDRLILSNGHVCAVRYAAMAQAGFFPESELLTFRNINSKLQGHPSTRYLKGIESSSGSLGQGLSVAVGIALGARLSKKDYKVYACISDGECGEGMTWEAAQSAAHYKTDNLIAFMDKNGIQIDGFTKDVMNLEPLNKKFAAFGWNVLEADGHNVESIISAFEKAKAHKGSPTIILFETVLGKGVSFMENNPGWHGTPPNAEQEKKALEELEQVIA, encoded by the coding sequence GTGGAAGACACCAAAGAAATCAAAATATTCGCTAATAATATCCGCAAAAACGTGATCAAAATGGTTACTGCGGCTAAATCCGGTCACCCGGGCGGCCCGCTCGGATTAGCAGATATCTACGCAGTATTATACAAAAAGGTCTTAAATCATAAACCTTCTGATCCAGATTGGGAAGATAGAGATAGGCTTATCCTTTCCAACGGTCACGTATGCGCAGTACGTTATGCTGCTATGGCTCAGGCAGGATTTTTCCCAGAGTCCGAACTTCTTACTTTTAGGAACATAAACTCTAAATTACAAGGGCATCCTTCTACCCGTTATTTAAAAGGAATCGAAAGTTCTTCCGGATCTTTAGGCCAAGGACTTTCTGTTGCAGTAGGAATCGCTTTAGGTGCAAGACTTTCTAAAAAAGACTACAAAGTATATGCATGTATCTCTGACGGAGAATGTGGAGAAGGTATGACTTGGGAAGCAGCACAATCCGCTGCTCACTATAAGACCGACAATCTGATTGCGTTTATGGATAAAAACGGGATCCAGATCGACGGATTCACCAAAGATGTGATGAATCTGGAACCTCTTAACAAAAAGTTTGCTGCATTCGGATGGAATGTATTAGAAGCAGATGGTCATAATGTTGAATCCATTATCTCCGCTTTCGAAAAGGCAAAAGCTCATAAAGGTTCCCCTACAATTATTCTTTTCGAAACTGTTCTTGGAAAAGGTGTCTCCTTCATGGAAAATAACCCAGGTTGGCATGGAACTCCTCCAAATGCAGAGCAAGAAAAGAAAGCACTCGAAGAATTAGAACAAGTAATCGCTTAA
- a CDS encoding polyprenyl synthetase family protein codes for MKAKGLKDLLVRKFDKKLKDIIDEDLRILAEIKEYTIRSGGKRIRPILHYCLCKILGYKGDKYSDVGAIAELIHAASLLHDDVVDEAQTRRGMPSVPSKFGNKTSILAGDYLLACGIDHLNSLGSPDLMDLFTTVIKDLSVSELIQMEWEKNPKITLDIYNKVVYGKTASLFGAVSEAAGILTEVPKKTRKKLHEFGIRLGSLFQKQDDAIDYFQAGDQTGKIPLKDFRNGLYTYPVLKLLEVADKNDKKLAHSLFAKEERNSDDDLVILSLLNRYNIRKSLNKEFVADVEGLLTFLKSYPESNEGNLVKEQFRKLMEV; via the coding sequence GTGAAAGCAAAAGGATTGAAAGATCTCTTAGTCCGTAAGTTCGATAAAAAACTAAAAGATATCATAGACGAAGATCTGCGCATTCTGGCCGAGATCAAAGAATATACGATTCGGTCGGGTGGAAAAAGAATACGTCCTATTCTGCATTATTGCCTTTGTAAGATCCTTGGCTATAAGGGAGATAAATATTCCGACGTTGGTGCTATCGCGGAACTCATCCATGCTGCTAGCCTTCTTCATGATGATGTAGTAGATGAGGCCCAGACCAGAAGAGGAATGCCAAGTGTTCCTTCTAAATTCGGAAACAAAACTTCTATCTTAGCAGGGGATTATCTTCTTGCATGCGGAATAGACCATCTAAACAGTTTGGGTTCTCCGGATTTGATGGATCTTTTTACAACTGTGATCAAAGATCTTTCCGTGAGCGAACTTATTCAAATGGAATGGGAGAAAAATCCCAAAATTACATTAGATATCTATAATAAAGTGGTCTACGGAAAAACTGCATCCCTATTCGGAGCTGTATCAGAAGCAGCAGGTATATTAACAGAAGTTCCTAAGAAAACCAGAAAAAAATTACATGAGTTCGGGATCCGCTTGGGTTCTTTATTTCAGAAACAGGATGATGCGATCGATTATTTCCAAGCAGGAGATCAAACTGGAAAGATCCCTCTAAAAGATTTCCGTAATGGTTTGTATACCTATCCGGTCTTAAAGCTATTAGAAGTTGCAGATAAAAACGATAAAAAGTTAGCTCATTCTTTGTTTGCTAAGGAAGAAAGAAATTCAGATGACGATCTTGTCATTCTATCCTTATTGAACCGATATAATATTCGGAAAAGTTTAAACAAAGAATTTGTCGCCGACGTAGAGGGATTATTAACCTTCTTAAAATCGTATCCGGAATCTAACGAGGGTAATCTTGTTAAAGAACAATTCCGCAAATTGATGGAAGTCTGA